Proteins from one Oryza sativa Japonica Group chromosome 12, ASM3414082v1 genomic window:
- the LOC4352558 gene encoding diaminopimelate epimerase, chloroplastic: MSSATAAATATIAAAAAKLAATPAPAPSRRRLTLRGNPTARRCVAAMAVSTPRSAAAAAFLERRESERALHFVKYQGLGNDFIMVDNRDSAVPKVTPEEAAKLCDRNFGVGADGVIFVMPGVNGADYTMRIFNSDGSEPEMCGNGVRCFARFIAELENLQGTHSFKIHTGAGLIIPEIQNDGKVKVDMGQPILSGPDIPTKLPSTKNEAVVQADLAVDGSTWQVTCVSMGNPHCVTFGTKELKVLHVDDLKLSDIGPKFEHHEMFPARTNTEFVEVLSRSHLKMRVWERGAGATLACGTGACAVVVAAVLEGRAERKCVVDLPGGPLEIEWREDDNHIYMTGPAEAVFYGSAVH; the protein is encoded by the exons ATgtcgtccgccaccgccgccgccaccgccaccatcgccgccgccgccgcgaagctcgccgccacccccgcccccgccccctcccGGCGCCGCCTCACGCTCCGCGGGAACCCCACCGCGCGCCGCTGCGTCGCCGCGATGGCCGTGTCCACCCCCaggtcggccgccgccgccgcgttcctcgAGCGCCGCGAGTCGGAGCGCGCCCTCCACTTCGTCAAGTACCAGGGCCTTGGGAACGACTTCATCATG gtgGACAATAGGGATTCGGCCGTGCCGAAGGTGacgccggaggaggcggcgaagcTGTGCGACAGGAActtcggcgtcggcgccgacgGTGTGATCTTCGTCATGCCGGGGGTCAATGGCGCGGACTACACCATGAGGATCTTCAACTCGGACGGCAGTGAGCCGGAG ATGTGTGGCAATGGAGTCCGTTGCTTTGCCCGGTTTATAGCTGAGCTTGAAAACCTACAGGGAACACATAG CTTCAAAATTCACACTGGCGCTGGGCTAATCATTCCTGAAATACAAAATGATGGCAAG GTAAAGGTTGATATGGGCCAGCCCATTCTCTCTGGACCAGATATTCCAACAAAACTGCCATCCACCAAGAATGAAGCCGTTGTCCAAGCTGATTTGGCAGTTGATGGCTCAACATGGCAAGTAACCTGTGTTAGCATGGGCAATCCACATTGTGTCACATTTGGCACAAAGGAGCTCAAG GTTTTGCATGTTGATGATTTAAAGCTTAGTGATATTGGGCCTAAATTCGAGCATCATGAAATGTTTCCTGCCCGCACCAACACAG AATTTGTAGAGGTCCTGTCTCGCTCACACCTCAAAATGAGAGTCTGGGAGCGTGGTGCTG GTGCGACGCTTGCTTGTGGAACCGGTGCTTGTGCAGTAGTTGTTGCAGCTGTCCTCGAGGGTCGAGCTGAACGG AAATGTGTAGTTGATTTGCCTGGTGGACCATTGGAAATCGAATGGAGGGAGGATGACAATCATATTTACATGACTGGTCCTGCAGAGGCTGTCTTCTATGGATCTGCTGTTCACTAG